Proteins encoded by one window of Amaranthus tricolor cultivar Red isolate AtriRed21 chromosome 4, ASM2621246v1, whole genome shotgun sequence:
- the LOC130810612 gene encoding cypmaclein-like, translating into MALSKAIFASIVISLFLIQFLHAYESVNTLGNNQIGKNIDCGSECNRRCGMSSRQHLCLRACGTCCARCGCVPPGTSGHEDVCPCYARMTTHHGRRKCP; encoded by the exons ATGGCTCTCTCCAAAGCTATATTTGCTTCCATTGTCATCTCGCTGTTCCTCATCCAGTTTTTGCATGCTTATGAATCG GTCAACACACTAGGAAACAACCAAATTGGGAAAAACATAG ATTGCGGGTCGGAATGTAATAGAAGATGTGGCATGTCATCAAGACAACATTTATGTTTAAGGGCTTGCGGAACATGTTGTGCTAGATGTGGTTGTGTGCCTCCTGGTACTTCTGGTCATGAAGATGTTTGCCCTTGCTACGCTAGAATGACCACCCACCATGGCCGCCGTAAATGCCCTTAA
- the LOC130810956 gene encoding uncharacterized protein LOC130810956: protein MAVNVATKFQFQLHDSSHTFLNPSLSLSTASTHRKNWDPPHSSHQLSAINRHFQIKLTFCISLIYAGLINFVETEFYAINASLPLSFFESEIEKNEEKLQRYLVLLLLLEFRKLTEMDKNSDVRHVFNRKSGNVEKEKTSKETIVKRLSVIGRDKGFDGKDELHSHSSTVTAMKSKLPSKIFSASKVPKKQRSVRKGCSEFVSVPLLGVKRSNNWLNGAESIRNDCLKKSKITMHSGWSDHSSKRSVSEAISKDEEEVAEALFALKGITLDRDNKTNNESLKPISPDFLKKVNTNLTISSQEARTLKEESDATNSTPTTDQALTADPAPPIWSKLSERRQLIPNLKVSVPPVPFQFPPLLRACDDRQRTDSILLCGSTDQNSDCGIGETKPEKSQLPKKESHINIELSDSANCQNKEHSTSTECGDIAALPSKPLHGSGVGYPVQSSAILVPSWLNNSISCPGSFDNITFSGKVPCSINGGRKSWKRCVAHVYISHLIQVLNTSEGKDLNGTPTAGHMFGSASSMSKTASDVPMLHEKHIAKEDGPSVSRFHDSKKQSFDFLSLSTGAAPEVNNDVDRLDISMEPKGHVPELNSVAQHNAYMPSSMSLNHFSSIPNKDQGAAVSIALPLVPPQGHLRVPPYLNNPCGSTHMGTARTTQQPLSIQQQQILTTKIAAQFWHNSIRDQHSMNLKQAHLPAPLPSLESIGSKYFHISEQQLQQLQLQQQQQQQLFGRYPPLPRSGGKLQNTQPT, encoded by the exons ATGGCTGTTAATGTGGCAACCAAATTTCAGTTTCAGTTACACGATTCCTCTCACACATTCCTTaatccttctctttctctctccacCGCTTCAACTCACCGGAAAAACTGGGACCCACCACATTCATCTCATCAACTTTCGGCGATCAATCGTCATTTCCAAATCAAACTGACCTTCTGCATTTCCCTGATTTATGCcggattaattaattttgtagaGACAGAATTTTACGCCATTAATGCTTCACTTCCTCTCTCTTTCTTCGAATCAG AGATAGAGAAAAATGAGGAAAAGTTGCAGAGATATCTAGTACTTCTACTACTACTGGAATTC AGAAAATTAACAGAAATGGACAAGAATTCAGACGTGAGGCATGTATTCAATCGAAAATCCG GTAACGTGGAGAAGGAGAAAACTAGTAAAGAGACGATAGTGAAACGATTGAGTGTTATCGGGAGAGATAAGGGTTTTGACGGCAAAGATGAGCTTCACTCTCACTCCTCTACTGTAACCGCTATGAAAAGTAAGCTTCCCTCAAAG aTTTTCAGTGCTTCTAAAGTTCCTAAGAAGCAACGTTCAG TTAGAAAAGGATGTAGTGAATTCGTCTCAGTTCCCTTGCTGGGCGTGAAGAGATCAAACAATTGGTTGAATGGGGCTGAATCTATCAGGAATGATTGTTTGAAGAAGTCTAAGATAACCATG CATAGTGGTTGGTCGGATCATTCATCCAAACGGTCTGTTTCAGAGGCAATTTCTAAAGACGAGGAAGAGGTGGCTGAGGCATTGTTTGCATTGAAAGGAATTACTCTTGATCGCGATAATAAGACGAACAATGAGTCTTTGAAACCAATATCCCCGGACTTTTTGAAGAAAGTGAACACTAATCTTACAATTTCATCTCAAG AGGCTAGGACTTTAAAAGAGGAATCAGATGCAACTAATTCTACACCAACCACAGATCAGGCACTGACTGCTGATCCTGCACCTCCCATTTGGTCTAAATTGTCTGAAAGAAGACAACTTATTCCAAACTTAAAAGTATCAGTTCCTCCGGTGCCTTTTCAGTTCCCTCCACTTCTCAGGGCTTGTGATGACAGACAGCGGACTGATTCTATTTTACTTTGTGGTTCAACCGATCAAAATTCAGACTGTGG GATAGGAGAGACTAAACCAGAGAAATCACAGCTTCCTAAGAAAGAATCGCACATTAATATAGAA TTATCAGATTCAGCAAATTGTCAAAACAAAGAGCATTCTACTTCTACAGAATGCGGAGATATTG CTGCTTTACCCTCAAAACCTCTGCATGGTTCAGGAGTTGGATATCCTGTGCA GTCTTCGGCTATACTTGTTCCCTCTTGGCTTAATAATTCTATATCTTGTCCTGGTTCCTTTGATAATATCACATTTTCCGGCAAG GTGCCTTGCTCAATAAATGGCGGAAGAAAGTCATGGAAAAGATGTGTTGCACATGTCTACATTAGTCATTTGATTCAGGTGCTGAATACTTCAGAAGGAAAAGATTTAAATGGAACTCCTACTGCTGGCCACATGTTCGGTTCTGCTTCTTCTATGTCTAAAACTGCAAGTGATGTACCTATGCTCCATGAGAAACATATTGCTAAAGAAGATGGACCATCTGTTTCCAGGTTTCACGACTCAAAGAAACAG AGCTTTGATTTTTTGTCTTTGTCAACTGGAGCTGCCCCAGAAGTAAACAATGATGTAGATAGGTTGGACATTTCTATGGAACCAAAAGGACATGTTCCTGAACTTAACTCCGTTGCACAACATAATGCCTACATGCCTTCCTCGATGTCGCTAAATCATTTTTCTTCCATTCCTAACAAGGATCAAGGCGCAGCAGTGTCAATAGCACTACCTCTTGTGCCACCTCAG GGTCACTTAAGAGTACCTCCATATCTTAATAATCCTTGTGGGTCTACGCATATGGGCACAGCAAGAACTACACAACAGCCACTTTCTATACAGCAGCAGCAGATTTTGACAACCAAAATAGCTGCACAGTTCTGGCATAACAGTATACGGGATCAGCACTCTATGAATCTCAAACAGGCTCACCTCCCTGCCCCCTTACCTTCTCTAGAATCTATTGGTTCCAAGTATTTTCACATTTCGGAACAACAACTGCAACAACTCCAActgcagcagcagcagcagcaacaacTGTTTGGACGTTATCCACCTTTGCCCAGATCTGGTGGAAAGTTACAAAATACTCAACCCACTTGA
- the LOC130810308 gene encoding hexokinase-2, chloroplastic — MSVISATTLGSISIPRGSKIKGSMIQPRMTVRSGSGTISPVTQILTKLQKECATPLPVLRYVADSMGNDMRAGLAVDGGSDLKMILSYVDTLPTGNEKGLFYALDLGGTNFRVLRVQLGGKDQRVIAVEAEQVSIPQELMFGTSEELFDFIASGLAKFAEKESGVFQLTQGRTRELGFTFSFPVKQTSIDSGILMKWTKGFAVSGTAGRDVVACLNEAMQRQGLQMQVSALVNDAVGTLAGAKYWDNDVMVAVILGTGTNACYVERTDAIPKLPGKKLSHSGTTIINTEWGAFSTGIPLTDFDRELDAKSINPGEQIFEKTISGMYLGEIVRRVLLKMAEAGSLFGSSIPEKLQTPFSLRTPHISAMQQDKSSTLDAVGSILYNEAGVQTNKATREIVIEVCDTIAKRGGRLAGSGIVGILRKMEEDNKGLIFGKRTVVAMDGGLYENYPQYRNYLQGAVTELLGQELSKQIVIEHSKDGSGIGAALLAATNSKYKLEF; from the exons ATGTCAGTAATTTCAGCTACAACATTAGGATCAATTTCCATCCCAAGAGGATCAAAGATCAAGGGTTCTATGATCCAACCAAGGATGACCGTCCGATCTGGCAGTGGAACAATTTCTCCTGTCACTCAAATCTTGACCAAGTTACAAAAAGAGTGTGCTACACCTCTTCCAGTTTTGCGCTACGTGGCGGATTCCATGGGTAATGATATGAGAGCTGGGCTTGCTGTTGATGGGGGTAGTGATCTTAAGATGATCCTTAGCTATGTTGATACTCTCCCAACTGG CAATGAGAAGGGATTGTTCTATGCATTGGATCTTGGTGGAACTAATTTCCGCGTGTTGAGAGTACAATTAGGCGGAAAGGATCAGCGTGTGATTGCTGTCGAAGCTGAACAAGTCTCTATTCCACAGGAGTTAATGTTCGGTACCTCTGAG GAGCTCTTCGATTTCATTGCTTCCGGTTTGGCCAAATTTGCTGAGAAGGAGAGTGGTGTATTTCAACTCACGCAAGGAAGAACCCGAGAACTGGGATTCACATTTTCATTTCCAGTGAAACAAACATCGATAGATTCGGGGATACTAATGAAGTGGACAAAAGGTTTTGCAGTTTCTGGAACG GCAGGACGAGATGTAGTAGCTTGTTTGAATGAAGCTATGCAGAGGCAAGGCCTACAAATGCAAGTCTCGGCTCTG GTTAACGATGCAGTAGGAACTTTAGCGGGTGCGAAATACTGGGATAACGATGTAATGGTCGCTGTGATATTGGGAACCGGAACAAATGCCTGCTATGTGGAGAGAACAGACGCAATTCCTAAACTGCCCGGCAAGAAGTTGTCGCATTCAGGAACAACA ATAATTAATACTGAATGGGGAGCTTTCTCGACTGGAATTCCGTTGACTGACTTTGATCGGGAATTGGATGCCAAAAGCATTAACCCTGGTGAACAG ATATTCGAGAAAACAATATCAGGTATGTACCTTGGTGAGATTGTGAGGAGGGTGCTATTGAAGATGGCCGAAGCCGGTTCTTTGTTTGGCAGTAGCATCCCCGAAAAGTTGCAAACTCCTTTCTCACTCAG AACTCCACATATAAGTGCTATGCAGCAAGATAAGTCAAGCACTTTAGATGCTGTCGGATCCATTTTATATAACGAAGCAGGA GTTCAAACGAATAAAGCGACACGAGAGATAGTCATAGAGGTTTGTGATACAATAGCAAAACGTGGTGGCCGTTTAGCAGGTTCAGGAATTGTGGGGATATTGCGAAAGATGGAAGAAGATAACAAAGGTCTCATATTCGGGAAGCGAACTGTAGTAGCAATGGATGGGGGTTTGTATGAGAACTATCCTCAGTACAGAAACTATCTCCAGGGTGCAGTTACCGAGCTTTTAGGGCAAGAATTGTCGAAACAAATAGTCATTGAACATTCGAAAGATGGTTCTGGTATCGGTGCAGCTCTCTTAGCTGCGACAAACTCTAAATATAAACTCGAATTCTAG